In one window of Myxocyprinus asiaticus isolate MX2 ecotype Aquarium Trade chromosome 43, UBuf_Myxa_2, whole genome shotgun sequence DNA:
- the pbdc1 gene encoding protein PBDC1, translated as MDTVDVLASLGVEGATAAAHALSLPAEAYGNDAQLEVMWAMKAYNHAEIYFNLISSVDPKLLKLTKSDDQIYTKFREAFPDLNIQVLDPELLKSAEAKEKWRPFCNQFDGVVEDFNYGTLLRIDCQKDYTEENTIFATRIQFYAIEIARNREGYNDVVYNTNSKAKEQKKHTS; from the exons ATGGACACGGTGGATGTTCTTGCATCTCTG GGGGTAGAGGGAGCAACTGCTGCTGCGCATGCGCTCTCTCTTCCAGCTGAGGCATATGGAAATGAT GCCCAGTTGGAAGTAATGTGGGCAATGAAAGCCTACAATCATGCAGAAATTTACTTTAAT CTCATTTCTTCGGTTGATCCAAAACTTCTAAAACTAACAAAATCAGATGACCAGATCTATACGAAATTCAGGGAAGCTTTTCCTGATCTTAATATTCAAGTTCTGGATCCAGAGCTGCTGAAATCTGCAGAGGCTAAAGAG AAATGGAGGCCCTTTTGTAACCAGTTTGATGGTGTTGTAGAGGACTTCAACTACGGTACATTATTACGTATTGATTGTCAAAAAGACTACACCGAGGAGAACACAATATTTG CTACCAGAATCCAGTTTTACGCCATAGAGATTGCGAGAAACAGGGAAGGCTACAATGACGTCGTCTACAATACCAACTCTAAAGCGAAAGAACAGAAGAAACATACAAGTTAA